One Pseudodesulfovibrio cashew DNA window includes the following coding sequences:
- a CDS encoding cytochrome c maturation protein CcmE — protein MAKKNNTAVYAVALLLFLGGLGYLIFSGLTEDSVYFLNVSEALAQDRTQIKQARLFGKVSPSNLVIADGKLGASFDLMDKMEHAKMLRVQYKGALPDTFKDDVEVIVEGGFSPDGTVFVARTLVTKCPSKYEEKSKEMEQQNG, from the coding sequence ATGGCGAAAAAGAACAATACGGCCGTGTATGCCGTAGCTCTGCTCCTGTTTCTGGGCGGCCTTGGGTATCTCATTTTTTCAGGCCTGACCGAGGACAGCGTGTATTTTCTGAACGTGTCCGAGGCCCTGGCCCAGGATCGGACGCAGATCAAGCAGGCCCGGCTGTTTGGCAAGGTCTCGCCCTCCAACCTGGTCATCGCCGACGGCAAGCTCGGCGCCTCCTTTGACCTCATGGACAAGATGGAGCACGCCAAGATGCTGCGAGTGCAGTACAAGGGCGCCTTGCCAGACACCTTCAAGGATGACGTGGAAGTCATCGTGGAGGGTGGTTTTTCCCCTGACGGTACCGTCTTCGTGGCCCGGACTCTGGTCACCAAATGCCCCTCCAAGTACGAGGAGAAAAGCAAGGAAATGGAGCAGCAGAACGGGTAA
- a CDS encoding hemolysin family protein encodes MLELIISVCVAVFVSMFCSVAEAALYSMSWPDIEKLAATGSKSAKLLRKLRSNVDEPITAILTLNTCAHTAGAAVAGWAWANLYGKETLWLFTTGFTVIILIFTEILPKTVGVVYSDRIAPPLARPLRGMVWLFKPLIIFMGMLSRSVSRKKEGPDHTEDDIRAIVALTRRSGSIKPYEEQSIRNILLLDTKTVEEIMTPRTVVFSLPMDMTVAEARELQASWPHSRIPVYDDDPEDVVGVVYRRQVFEALADDLDDLRLADLMRPVRFVLETITLDKLLVKFLGSRLHLCVVLDEYGGVAGVVTLEDVLEEILGSEIVDETDQVVDMRELARQQRDELTGRRMRDGESEED; translated from the coding sequence ATGCTAGAACTCATCATATCGGTTTGCGTGGCCGTCTTCGTTTCCATGTTCTGCTCCGTGGCCGAGGCCGCCCTCTATTCCATGAGCTGGCCCGATATCGAAAAGCTCGCCGCAACAGGCAGCAAGTCGGCGAAACTGCTGCGCAAGCTCCGTTCCAACGTGGACGAGCCCATCACCGCCATCCTGACCTTGAACACGTGCGCCCACACTGCGGGAGCCGCTGTGGCGGGCTGGGCCTGGGCCAATCTCTACGGCAAGGAAACCCTGTGGCTCTTTACAACAGGCTTCACAGTAATTATTCTCATCTTCACGGAGATTCTGCCCAAGACCGTGGGCGTGGTCTACAGCGACCGTATCGCTCCGCCTCTGGCACGCCCGCTCAGGGGGATGGTCTGGCTGTTCAAGCCGCTCATCATCTTCATGGGCATGCTGTCGAGGTCCGTGTCGCGAAAGAAGGAAGGCCCGGACCATACCGAGGACGACATCCGGGCCATCGTTGCGTTGACCCGGCGGTCGGGATCGATCAAACCGTACGAGGAACAGTCCATCCGCAACATCCTGCTGCTGGACACCAAGACGGTGGAAGAGATCATGACCCCGCGTACGGTGGTCTTCTCGCTGCCCATGGATATGACCGTGGCCGAGGCGCGGGAGCTGCAGGCTTCCTGGCCCCACAGCCGGATTCCCGTGTACGACGACGATCCGGAGGATGTGGTGGGCGTGGTCTACCGGCGGCAGGTCTTCGAGGCCCTGGCCGACGACCTGGACGATCTTCGATTGGCGGACCTTATGCGACCGGTTCGCTTCGTGCTGGAGACCATCACGCTGGACAAGCTGCTGGTCAAATTTCTGGGGAGCCGGTTGCATCTGTGCGTGGTCCTGGACGAGTACGGCGGCGTGGCCGGGGTGGTCACCCTGGAGGACGTGCTCGAAGAAATTTTGGGCAGTGAAATAGTTGACGAGACCGATCAGGTGGTGGATATGCGGGAGCTCGCGCGGCAACAACGCGACGAACTCACCGGACGCCGCATGAGGGACGGCGAAAGCGAAGAAGACTAG
- a CDS encoding glycosyltransferase family 9 protein, translating into MPNSGTHQPSVAVRLSHMGDVALTTGVLAHWNQTRGETFVFLTRKGNAPLLENHPAVERVIGVEDEALKTGAWLRLARQLAAEYEGHDLIDLHGTLRSRLLSLLWRGKVRRYPKLGLARRLYDRTHGERYRRRLEATNVPQRYALALDAEPPSPQDLLPRIFLTPAEVDTAATRLTGLSSSGPLVALHPYATHPAKQWPREHWLALTRELSRNGLDWVVVGRDDAPLLPGDERDLTNATNLRETCALLSRTDLLITGDSGPMHLGCAVGTPVLALFGPTAKVWGFYPAGPRDQVLERPMECRPCSLHGARTCERGHSCLAGIPPEKVAACAAEMLAAQ; encoded by the coding sequence ATGCCTAACAGCGGTACCCACCAGCCGAGCGTCGCGGTGCGCCTGAGCCACATGGGCGATGTGGCCCTGACCACGGGCGTCCTCGCCCACTGGAACCAAACCCGTGGCGAGACCTTCGTCTTCCTGACCCGCAAGGGTAATGCCCCCCTGCTGGAGAACCACCCCGCAGTGGAGCGCGTCATCGGCGTGGAGGACGAGGCCCTCAAGACCGGGGCATGGCTCCGGCTGGCCCGGCAGCTCGCCGCCGAATACGAGGGACACGATCTCATCGACCTGCACGGCACCCTCAGGTCACGCCTGCTCTCCCTGCTCTGGCGGGGCAAGGTAAGGCGTTATCCCAAGCTCGGCCTGGCCCGGCGCCTCTATGACCGCACCCACGGGGAACGCTATCGCCGCCGCCTGGAGGCAACCAACGTGCCCCAGCGTTACGCCCTGGCCCTGGACGCCGAACCGCCGTCGCCACAGGACCTGCTCCCCCGAATATTTCTCACCCCGGCGGAAGTCGATACCGCCGCCACAAGGCTGACAGGTTTATCCAGCTCCGGCCCGCTGGTGGCCCTGCATCCCTACGCCACCCATCCGGCCAAGCAGTGGCCTCGCGAGCATTGGCTCGCCCTGACACGGGAACTGAGCCGCAACGGTCTGGACTGGGTAGTGGTCGGACGTGATGACGCCCCACTCCTGCCCGGAGATGAACGGGACCTCACCAATGCCACGAACCTGAGGGAAACCTGCGCCCTGCTCTCACGGACCGATCTGCTCATCACTGGCGATTCCGGCCCCATGCACCTGGGGTGCGCCGTGGGCACACCCGTGCTCGCCCTGTTCGGCCCCACGGCCAAGGTCTGGGGGTTCTACCCGGCAGGCCCCCGCGACCAGGTGTTGGAGCGGCCCATGGAATGCCGCCCCTGCTCACTGCACGGAGCCAGGACATGCGAAAGGGGCCACTCCTGCCTGGCAGGCATTCCCCCGGAAAAGGTCGCTGCCTGCGCGGCTGAGATGCTCGCCGCGCAGTAG
- the nadD gene encoding nicotinate (nicotinamide) nucleotide adenylyltransferase: protein MKIGILGGSFNPVHTGHVRMAIEVHEQLGLDRVELLPAKHPPHKEGDDILPFDLRMALVERAIEDMPELDVNPIENQRPGPSFTCDTLTCYRTEQPEIELSFILGASTFLELPQWRRGLEIPELASLVVVNRWEASVEVPGFIEEYWPEAREEDGLWRLPQGHTIRLLDAPRLDIKGGHIRQRWLTGRSIRYLVPPGVEAMLEERAGEIEQYWGKRTLKG, encoded by the coding sequence ATGAAGATCGGCATCCTCGGCGGCAGTTTCAATCCGGTGCATACCGGCCATGTGCGCATGGCCATCGAGGTCCACGAACAGCTCGGCCTGGACAGGGTGGAGTTGCTTCCGGCCAAGCATCCGCCGCACAAGGAAGGGGACGACATCCTGCCGTTTGATCTGCGTATGGCGCTGGTGGAGCGAGCCATCGAGGATATGCCCGAGCTGGACGTGAACCCCATCGAGAACCAGCGGCCCGGTCCTTCGTTCACGTGCGACACTCTGACCTGCTACCGCACGGAGCAGCCCGAGATCGAGTTGTCCTTCATTCTCGGTGCGTCCACTTTTCTGGAGCTGCCCCAGTGGCGACGGGGGCTCGAGATCCCCGAGCTGGCTTCCCTGGTGGTGGTCAACCGCTGGGAGGCGTCTGTGGAGGTGCCCGGATTTATCGAGGAGTACTGGCCTGAGGCCAGGGAGGAGGACGGCCTCTGGCGGCTGCCGCAGGGACACACCATCCGGTTGCTGGACGCTCCCAGGCTGGACATCAAGGGCGGGCATATCCGGCAGCGCTGGCTCACGGGCCGAAGTATCCGCTATCTGGTGCCTCCCGGGGTGGAGGCCATGCTGGAAGAGCGGGCCGGGGAGATCGAGCAGTATTGGGGCAAGCGCACCCTCAAGGGGTGA
- a CDS encoding AEC family transporter: protein MENFILLGVCFLLGIALRKARILDERGPVTLNAVIIHMSLPALALLYTHSLPLGVELLLPAAMAWIVFGAGYVLFSLVGKAMGMDDKTVACLCLCAGLGNTSFVGLPMIEAFFGSEYLGVGMLCDTAGTFMALAIPGIILAARASGQAVDGLAVARKVLLFPPFLAILAGFALQPVPYPDWLESLLSRLGGTLTPLALLSVGMALRFRDIGGNVRELAVGLGYKMLLAPLLIFMLYIGTTGQADMNIRVTVFEAAMGPMITGGIIAMSHGLRPKLAASLLGVGIPLSFLTLPVWHAVLMAF from the coding sequence ATGGAAAATTTTATCCTGCTGGGCGTCTGTTTCCTGCTCGGTATTGCGCTTAGAAAGGCGCGGATATTGGACGAGAGAGGGCCGGTCACGCTGAACGCGGTGATCATTCACATGTCGCTGCCCGCGCTGGCCCTGCTGTATACCCACTCATTGCCCCTCGGCGTAGAGCTGTTGCTGCCCGCGGCCATGGCCTGGATAGTGTTCGGGGCCGGGTACGTGCTGTTTTCCCTGGTGGGGAAGGCGATGGGTATGGACGACAAGACCGTGGCTTGCCTGTGTCTGTGCGCCGGATTGGGGAATACCTCCTTCGTGGGGCTGCCTATGATCGAGGCGTTTTTCGGAAGCGAGTATCTGGGCGTGGGCATGCTCTGCGACACCGCCGGAACCTTCATGGCCCTGGCCATTCCCGGCATTATCCTGGCGGCGCGAGCCTCGGGACAGGCGGTGGACGGCCTGGCCGTGGCGCGCAAGGTGCTTCTTTTTCCGCCTTTCCTGGCAATCCTGGCGGGTTTTGCACTCCAGCCCGTTCCGTATCCCGACTGGCTGGAGTCCCTCTTAAGCCGACTCGGCGGGACCCTGACCCCACTGGCGCTGCTTTCCGTGGGCATGGCCCTGCGCTTTCGGGATATCGGCGGCAATGTGCGCGAACTCGCGGTGGGACTGGGTTACAAGATGCTGTTGGCGCCGCTGCTGATATTCATGTTGTATATAGGCACTACGGGACAGGCGGACATGAACATCAGGGTCACGGTCTTCGAGGCGGCCATGGGGCCCATGATCACGGGCGGGATCATCGCCATGAGTCACGGCCTCAGGCCCAAGCTGGCTGCATCACTGCTGGGAGTGGGCATTCCGCTTTCGTTCCTGACCCTGCCCGTCTGGCATGCGGTGCTGATGGCCTTCTGA
- a CDS encoding TonB-dependent receptor plug domain-containing protein, whose amino-acid sequence MKPCTLLLCLGLFLALSALPVMAQDTEMKTDEAPAEYTLGEVVVSDTTSALENSTTVTVITAEELKNSGARTLSDAFKLVPGITTRTAADGTCRIDIRGMRTRQVKLLLNGVPFGSTYDGQFDPDAIPVENIARIKITQGATSVLYGDGGTAGVIDIITKKGTKETHGSVGFQAAQSDLYKVQGSVSGGTDDVDFYAGASYLTRNAYPVSYYFDQTANQDSQLRKNSDRQHTNVLANVTYKANESTNLGATVNYFDGSYGKPPIVYEKAADSYAKTRKYERVDSYDGIGTQLAMDHDFDGPIDTRLMVYGNVQHTEDNIYDDGNYDTQNNNNSAKQRSTSTTLGLNNQWGYDSDYMGRYTLGLIGEYQNYRETGFLIGTANDIVVEKSVKLYTVALQDDITLFEDFQLSLGLSGVGQSRSEKDASTYSYVVAGNYQIVEGTNFKLSHARKVRFPSVKNLYDSSAGDAELAHETTWHYEAGLTQALPWASTAELTVFRLDADNYIEKGATFYENNDKYQFRGVEFTLSSQFMEGLSTKLGYTFMESENLSDDATFSVLQYRPKHKATAEATYKTTFGTTLFGSFRYLGDQFAFNRAETDYKRIPDYAIVDVKVSQDITKNLSAYVGADNLTDTDYYESYGFPRPGRSVYTGLDYTF is encoded by the coding sequence ATGAAACCCTGCACGCTGCTGCTCTGTCTAGGGCTCTTCCTGGCCTTGTCCGCGCTTCCGGTCATGGCCCAGGATACTGAAATGAAAACGGATGAAGCTCCCGCCGAGTATACGCTGGGCGAAGTCGTGGTCAGCGATACGACCAGCGCACTGGAGAACTCCACAACGGTGACGGTCATCACCGCCGAGGAACTCAAGAACTCCGGCGCACGAACCTTGTCCGACGCCTTCAAGCTCGTCCCCGGCATCACCACCCGCACTGCCGCTGACGGCACCTGCCGCATCGACATTCGCGGCATGCGCACCCGTCAGGTCAAACTGCTGCTCAACGGTGTACCTTTTGGGTCCACCTATGACGGCCAGTTCGACCCCGACGCCATCCCGGTCGAAAACATCGCCCGCATCAAGATCACCCAGGGCGCCACGTCCGTGCTCTACGGCGACGGCGGCACCGCTGGCGTAATCGACATCATCACCAAGAAAGGCACCAAGGAGACCCACGGCAGCGTCGGCTTCCAGGCGGCCCAGAGCGACCTCTACAAGGTCCAGGGTTCCGTCTCCGGCGGCACCGATGATGTCGACTTCTACGCCGGCGCCAGCTACCTGACCCGCAACGCCTACCCGGTCTCCTACTACTTCGACCAGACCGCCAACCAGGATTCTCAACTGCGCAAGAATAGTGACCGCCAGCACACCAACGTCCTGGCCAACGTCACTTACAAGGCCAACGAGTCCACCAACCTTGGCGCCACCGTGAACTACTTCGACGGCTCCTACGGCAAGCCGCCCATCGTGTACGAAAAGGCCGCCGATTCCTATGCCAAGACACGCAAATACGAGCGAGTGGACAGCTACGACGGCATCGGCACCCAGTTGGCCATGGACCACGACTTCGATGGCCCCATCGATACCCGCCTGATGGTGTACGGAAATGTCCAGCACACAGAAGACAACATCTACGACGACGGCAACTACGACACGCAAAACAACAACAACTCCGCTAAACAGCGAAGCACCTCCACCACTCTGGGGCTAAACAACCAGTGGGGCTACGACTCCGACTACATGGGCCGCTACACCCTGGGCCTCATCGGCGAATATCAGAACTACCGCGAGACAGGCTTTTTGATCGGTACAGCAAACGATATAGTTGTGGAAAAGTCTGTCAAACTCTATACCGTAGCCCTGCAGGACGACATCACCCTGTTCGAGGATTTCCAGCTTTCCCTGGGACTCTCCGGCGTTGGGCAGAGCCGCTCCGAAAAGGACGCCAGCACCTACTCATACGTGGTGGCGGGCAACTACCAGATCGTGGAAGGCACCAACTTCAAGCTGTCCCACGCGCGCAAGGTCCGCTTCCCCTCCGTCAAAAACCTCTATGACTCCAGCGCAGGCGATGCCGAACTGGCCCATGAGACCACCTGGCATTACGAAGCAGGCCTGACCCAGGCTCTGCCCTGGGCCTCCACCGCCGAACTGACGGTCTTCCGCCTGGACGCCGACAACTACATTGAAAAGGGCGCCACCTTCTACGAGAACAACGACAAGTACCAGTTCCGCGGCGTGGAGTTCACTCTGAGCAGCCAGTTCATGGAAGGTCTGTCCACCAAGCTGGGCTACACCTTCATGGAGAGCGAAAACCTGTCCGACGACGCCACCTTCAGCGTCCTGCAGTATAGGCCCAAGCACAAGGCCACTGCCGAGGCGACCTACAAGACCACCTTCGGCACCACCCTGTTCGGCAGCTTCCGCTACCTGGGCGACCAGTTTGCCTTCAACCGGGCCGAGACCGATTACAAACGGATCCCGGACTACGCCATCGTGGATGTCAAGGTGTCCCAGGACATCACCAAGAACCTGTCGGCCTACGTGGGTGCGGACAACCTGACCGACACCGACTACTACGAATCATACGGATTCCCCAGGCCTGGCCGCTCTGTTTACACCGGCCTGGACTACACCTTCTAA
- a CDS encoding ABC transporter ATP-binding protein: MSNHLRLNELEVRFNETTPPVLSGVNLSVRAGECHCIAGPTGSGKSTLLRAVAGLLPPDVGSGKIELSSRPGVVFQNPRTQVLFDHVGKETAFALENQGTPPDAMPEKVTRALAQADLDVPAHTPTAILSMGRQYRLILAGALVTEPDLLLLDEPCAQLDPEGCAAVARVIGRFRDKGGAVLLCEHDPTPLADQITHWWRIEDAALRPSGPPENGFAPDKIEANQNSGTTALLDIRNVGLTLGDKTIFSGLDLAIAPGEAIHVEGPNGTGKSTLTRIISGFLKPDSGSVALFGKPVQPAALRGRVGLVLQSPLSQLFEDTVERELVFAARRKGQTDAEDRARDIAGRLGIGSLLDRPPHLLSYGTQRLVALGACLTQAPDLLILDDPFAGLDRPARDRIRELLREEREKRGMAVLVTGHNPPSPLRFADFYTRELRLEGGRLAAVA; encoded by the coding sequence ATGTCGAACCACCTGCGTCTCAACGAACTTGAAGTACGCTTCAACGAAACGACACCGCCGGTTCTCTCCGGCGTGAATCTCTCGGTAAGGGCCGGCGAATGCCACTGCATCGCCGGCCCCACCGGGAGCGGCAAGTCCACCCTCCTGCGGGCCGTCGCGGGGCTCCTCCCTCCCGATGTCGGCTCAGGTAAAATCGAACTTTCCTCCCGACCCGGCGTGGTCTTCCAGAATCCCCGCACCCAGGTCCTCTTCGACCATGTGGGCAAGGAAACGGCCTTTGCCCTGGAGAATCAGGGCACGCCGCCCGACGCCATGCCGGAAAAGGTCACCCGCGCTCTGGCGCAGGCTGACCTGGACGTCCCGGCCCATACCCCAACCGCCATCCTCTCCATGGGCCGCCAGTATCGGTTGATCCTGGCGGGAGCGCTGGTCACCGAACCGGACCTCCTGCTCCTGGACGAACCCTGCGCCCAACTCGATCCGGAAGGATGTGCCGCCGTGGCCCGGGTCATCGGGCGTTTCAGGGACAAGGGCGGCGCCGTGCTCCTGTGCGAGCACGATCCGACCCCGCTCGCCGATCAGATCACTCACTGGTGGCGGATAGAAGACGCCGCGCTCCGCCCTTCGGGCCCGCCGGAAAACGGCTTCGCACCCGACAAGATCGAGGCAAACCAGAACAGCGGCACAACCGCGCTGCTGGATATCCGGAACGTCGGCCTGACGCTGGGAGACAAGACCATCTTTTCCGGCCTGGACCTGGCCATAGCACCAGGCGAGGCCATACACGTGGAAGGCCCCAACGGAACGGGCAAGTCCACCCTGACACGAATTATCTCCGGCTTTCTGAAGCCGGATTCAGGCTCGGTCGCCCTCTTTGGCAAGCCGGTGCAGCCCGCCGCCCTGCGGGGAAGAGTGGGCCTGGTGCTGCAAAGCCCGCTGAGCCAACTCTTCGAGGACACTGTGGAGCGGGAGCTCGTTTTTGCCGCCAGACGCAAGGGCCAGACTGACGCCGAGGACCGCGCCCGCGACATTGCCGGACGCCTCGGCATCGGCTCCCTGCTGGACCGCCCCCCGCACCTGCTCAGCTACGGAACCCAGCGCCTGGTCGCCCTGGGCGCCTGCCTGACCCAGGCACCGGACCTGCTCATTCTCGATGATCCGTTCGCCGGACTGGACAGACCGGCTCGCGATCGCATCCGGGAACTGCTCCGCGAAGAAAGGGAAAAGCGCGGCATGGCCGTGCTGGTCACCGGGCACAATCCGCCCTCACCGCTCCGTTTCGCCGATTTCTACACCAGGGAACTGCGCCTGGAAGGAGGCCGCCTTGCTGCCGTGGCGTGA
- a CDS encoding energy-coupling factor transporter transmembrane component T family protein: MLPWRDVAAETRLPFPPWIMLILCPLLSLLAIVWHGPWSLPVLAAVEGVLLVLARPGKKMLLRLALAAFWQTAVITGLYVLRYDMSQWQGGMDISFRLILVFVPGMLTVRLVPPSSLERILGRILPGNLAFVASCCLRFFPLLLDRIRIIHEAQVLRGARVMPRELLSPRNWPDAVICIGFPAIVQSIELATEIADSAKARGFEMHARRTLWPQDLNRQPAKPVTPTEAKQ; encoded by the coding sequence TTGCTGCCGTGGCGTGACGTGGCGGCGGAGACCCGCCTGCCCTTCCCTCCCTGGATCATGCTGATCCTCTGCCCGCTGCTCTCGTTGCTGGCCATCGTCTGGCACGGCCCGTGGTCCCTGCCGGTCCTAGCTGCGGTGGAGGGCGTCCTGCTCGTGCTCGCGCGCCCCGGCAAGAAGATGCTTCTGCGCCTGGCGCTGGCGGCCTTCTGGCAGACCGCCGTGATTACCGGACTCTACGTCCTGCGCTACGACATGAGCCAATGGCAGGGGGGCATGGATATCTCCTTCCGCCTGATCCTGGTCTTCGTGCCGGGCATGCTCACGGTGCGCCTGGTGCCGCCGTCCTCGCTGGAGAGGATTCTCGGCAGGATACTCCCGGGCAACCTCGCCTTCGTGGCCTCCTGCTGTCTCCGCTTCTTCCCACTGCTTCTGGACCGCATCCGCATCATCCACGAAGCCCAGGTCCTGCGGGGGGCCCGCGTGATGCCCAGGGAACTGCTCTCCCCGCGCAACTGGCCCGACGCCGTCATCTGCATCGGTTTCCCGGCCATCGTCCAATCCATCGAACTGGCCACGGAGATCGCGGACAGCGCCAAGGCCAGGGGATTCGAAATGCACGCCCGTCGCACGCTCTGGCCCCAGGACCTGAACCGGCAGCCCGCCAAGCCCGTCACTCCAACGGAGGCAAAACAATGA
- a CDS encoding DUF3450 domain-containing protein codes for MKPIATAANLLLCLCLLIACPATTAHAVEGGDVLAGEAGVARSARAAGKAGAEAEQWETERTALMDEARQLLFDIESTRFAADRQEAYIATEQKTLRDLTERLDAARETRQGLEPLMEGVYDALIRATDADLPFAGDERQTRLALLRKTLDDPDAATGDKLGRLLEALRMEAAYGQDVEAEDAVETVDGAPMALTVLRVGRLALVRMPASGDWVERYDRKAAKWARLGDESAREVTKAIQIARKRRTAELVTLPVGTIGELMPETTEAQ; via the coding sequence GTGAAACCCATCGCCACCGCCGCGAACCTGCTGCTCTGCCTGTGCCTGCTTATCGCATGCCCGGCGACAACGGCCCACGCGGTCGAGGGCGGTGACGTGCTCGCGGGTGAAGCCGGAGTGGCACGTTCGGCACGCGCTGCAGGCAAGGCCGGGGCCGAGGCCGAGCAATGGGAGACCGAACGGACCGCCCTCATGGACGAGGCCCGGCAACTGCTCTTCGACATCGAATCCACCCGGTTCGCAGCCGACCGTCAGGAGGCCTACATCGCCACCGAGCAGAAGACACTCAGGGATTTAACCGAACGACTGGACGCAGCCCGCGAGACACGTCAGGGGTTGGAGCCACTTATGGAGGGCGTGTACGACGCCCTGATTCGGGCCACTGACGCGGACCTCCCCTTTGCCGGCGACGAGCGGCAGACCAGGCTGGCCCTGTTGCGCAAGACCCTGGACGATCCGGACGCGGCCACCGGTGACAAGCTCGGACGACTGCTGGAGGCCCTGCGCATGGAGGCGGCATACGGCCAGGACGTAGAGGCCGAGGACGCGGTGGAGACCGTGGACGGCGCGCCCATGGCCCTGACCGTGCTGCGCGTGGGCAGGCTGGCGCTGGTGCGAATGCCCGCGTCGGGAGACTGGGTGGAACGGTACGACCGGAAGGCAGCAAAATGGGCACGCCTGGGAGACGAATCAGCCAGGGAAGTGACCAAGGCCATCCAGATCGCACGAAAGCGGCGGACCGCCGAGCTCGTCACCCTGCCCGTAGGCACCATCGGCGAACTGATGCCCGAAACGACGGAGGCGCAATGA
- a CDS encoding MotA/TolQ/ExbB proton channel family protein, with amino-acid sequence MTGLRPVLVLFMLVLLSLPHPAGAAESASTGAAERLNKLAESMDERTAALERMLSLDRAELRARVAALRKTMADETARLDKRTAELAALRKEREAKERQYDEAAADMRSVEDAVRANAAQARTLLEDSAVTSLRPGRLAPLERIAASEAFPGLNEISSLAALLLEEIQRGGSAETLSGDFLGPNGLSRHGTLLRGGSLFLGATDGSDAFLLKPGSTPPTAVASTPSGAESAIAAWAERDGSELPLDPAHGAALSLLQARRTVDDWLQGGGMLLWPILAAGLLAGLAIVYKSVRLLALRPAPVDFTASLRAAVDKGGWPDVEELLRSMPRVPAARVLLKTGPEAGTELRDKQLQEGFLTELRRMESLLGFIAVMAAVAPLLGLLGTVTGMIDSFQAVTIFGTSNPRIMSGGISEALITTQAGLGVAIPVMLLHHFLKQRVRTLAGDMEQQCAALLALLAGRKRKRHA; translated from the coding sequence ATGACCGGTCTCCGTCCTGTACTTGTACTCTTCATGCTTGTTTTACTGTCCCTGCCGCACCCGGCCGGGGCGGCCGAGTCCGCTTCTACCGGCGCGGCGGAGCGCCTGAATAAGCTGGCTGAGTCAATGGACGAACGCACTGCGGCCCTTGAACGAATGCTCTCCCTGGATCGGGCCGAACTCCGGGCCAGGGTAGCGGCCCTGCGCAAGACCATGGCCGACGAAACTGCCCGGCTGGACAAACGCACCGCCGAACTGGCGGCGTTGCGCAAGGAGCGCGAGGCCAAGGAGCGGCAATACGACGAAGCCGCCGCAGACATGCGCAGCGTGGAGGACGCCGTGCGGGCCAACGCCGCCCAGGCGCGCACCCTACTTGAAGACAGCGCGGTCACCTCCCTGCGTCCAGGCAGGCTGGCTCCCCTGGAACGGATTGCCGCATCCGAGGCCTTCCCCGGTCTCAATGAAATTTCATCATTGGCCGCCCTGCTGCTGGAGGAGATCCAACGCGGCGGCTCGGCGGAGACGCTGTCCGGCGATTTTCTCGGCCCGAATGGGCTCTCTCGCCACGGCACGCTGCTGCGGGGCGGAAGCCTGTTCCTCGGCGCGACCGATGGCAGCGACGCATTCCTGCTCAAGCCCGGCTCCACGCCGCCCACGGCGGTGGCGTCCACCCCGAGCGGAGCGGAGTCGGCCATCGCGGCCTGGGCCGAGCGAGATGGGAGCGAGCTCCCCCTTGACCCGGCCCACGGCGCGGCCCTCTCCCTGTTGCAGGCCCGACGCACCGTGGACGATTGGCTTCAGGGCGGCGGCATGCTCCTGTGGCCCATCCTGGCGGCGGGCCTTTTGGCCGGGCTGGCCATTGTCTACAAGTCAGTGCGTCTGCTGGCCCTTCGGCCCGCGCCCGTGGATTTCACAGCTTCCCTGAGGGCCGCGGTGGACAAAGGCGGGTGGCCCGACGTGGAGGAGCTGCTGCGCTCCATGCCGCGCGTTCCCGCTGCCAGAGTACTGCTCAAAACCGGGCCGGAAGCCGGAACCGAACTGCGGGACAAGCAACTCCAGGAAGGTTTCCTCACGGAGCTCCGCCGGATGGAGAGCCTGCTCGGCTTCATCGCGGTCATGGCCGCCGTGGCCCCGTTGCTCGGCCTGCTGGGCACGGTCACGGGCATGATCGATTCCTTCCAGGCCGTGACCATCTTCGGCACCTCCAACCCGCGAATCATGTCAGGCGGCATCAGCGAGGCGCTGATCACCACCCAGGCGGGCCTCGGCGTGGCCATTCCGGTCATGCTCCTGCACCATTTCCTCAAGCAACGAGTCCGGACCCTGGCAGGAGACATGGAGCAGCAATGCGCCGCCCTGCTCGCACTCCTGGCCGGAAGGAAGAGGAAGAGACATGCCTGA